Genomic DNA from Desulfovibrio sp. TomC:
TCAATAAAAAGGCCCGTCACCTCTACGAAATTCTCGACAAATTCGAGGCCGGCCTGGTCCTGGTCGGCTCCGAGGTCAAATCGCTTCGGGCCGGGCGCATCAGTTTCAAGGACGGCTACGTCAAGATCCAGGAGGACGAGGCCTTTCTCATCGGCGTGCATATCGCGCCCTATGAAAATGCCGGCGACTTCGGGCACGTGCCGGAACGGCCGCGCAAGCTGTTGCTGCATGCCGGCGAAATCCACGAACTGCGGGTCAAGGTGGAACAGAAGGGGCTGACCGTGGTGCCGCTTCGGGCCTATTTCAAAAACGGCCGGGTCAAGATGGAAATCGCCCTGGTCCGGGGCAAGAAAGTGTTCGACCGCCGCGACGACCTCAAATCCCGGGATCTGGCCCGCGATGCGGCCCGGGAACTGGCGCGGCATTAGGGACGCCCTGTCCCTGCCCGCCCCGGCCGGCTTGCGGCCATGGGCACAACCAAGGAACCATGTATGGGCCGTTACGCGATCACACTGCTTCTTCTGTTGGCGCTGGGCGGCGCGTGTCCCGCCTGGGCTGCCGAGTCCGACGAACGGGTGGAGGTTTTTCTCGACGAGACAGCCGCCCTGTTCGGTCCGTCCGAGGCCGACATCATTCGCAACCTCGGCGCACCCCAGGAACGCCAGACCGTCCCCTTCACCAGCCCCCACGACGACAAACCCTACGAGATCATCACCCTGACCTACGACGGCATGGTGGTGTCGCTCTACAGCATGGAAGAAGGCCAGCGCCAGTTTTTCCACCAGATCCGCATCGTGGCCGCCCCGGTCTGCTTTGCCCGCAAGATCTGCCGGGGCACGACCAAAGACCGCCTGGCTGCGGTGCTTGGCCAGCCCGAAGAGGTGGAAGACAACCAGTGGCGCTACTCCGACATGAGCGGCTACAATGAGCTGGCCTTCACCTTTGACGCGGCCGGGGCCGTGGACACCCTGACCTGGACCGCCGAGGCAGACTGAGCCCATGACCCACGCCCCCCTCCTCGCCGCCGACACCCGCCGCTTTCTGGAAAAAACCTTCCCCGGCGATGCGGCCGTCACCTCGCCTGAGGAAATGTTCGTCTACGGCGCCGACGCCTCCCGCCGCCACGCCATGCCAAGCGCCGTGGTGCGGCCCTCGACCGTGGAGCAGATCCAGGAACTGCTGGCCTTTGCCCAGGCTAACCGTCTGCCCATCCTGCCGCGCGGCCGGGGCACCAACACGGTTGGCGACTGCGTGCCGACA
This window encodes:
- the smpB gene encoding SsrA-binding protein SmpB; its protein translation is MAAKESGEKLIALNKKARHLYEILDKFEAGLVLVGSEVKSLRAGRISFKDGYVKIQEDEAFLIGVHIAPYENAGDFGHVPERPRKLLLHAGEIHELRVKVEQKGLTVVPLRAYFKNGRVKMEIALVRGKKVFDRRDDLKSRDLARDAARELARH